One genomic window of Streptococcus mitis includes the following:
- a CDS encoding phage tail tip lysozyme: MDQEKARPKTIGHRLDRKLEKVRKNYRTVQQDSAKQLTKLQSKTHSKRQLVKKSRSQFRASKNKVKKIQKEYKRIQKEYKNIQKQGRNLGKEGKALRPEEIKKQVFLKQELDRNNKKQVFLKQELDRNNKKQTSLKQELDKAKLEKKTSKRTFKVAQEANGGSRKKKFLRATKQSVERVANQQASSTAHQDDTLSDIARTKNQYQDIQIQGKRIKTIGKYSGKLGQGMVKSSYSLGNRVYNKAKGRGFTRTPREFSWEGKLSRRIQDYKKRLAASKTGKVAKKARKFYRVGSKPLKAIIKNPFSLKAYLIAFGLLLFLAILGIGSSGITRQDEFDLNDTWLYLSKLDREKSNDKVDYWTKIDDPLLYLNYKYDDISDKLRIDGNKYFSQQNRGKLYLDTLWKNLNGDKDNLKTMEELYTKNNLYKLDKDELEEYKQLLEIARDSGKYMLLQELDNPFYTEEQPESQAPLQIIERFGYKSKTEVFNGSVLQASGGQSLLAVLDGKVEVKGSDIEISDQDSKFLYKNVDTIRYKTGDHVKSGDIIGKVASEGNQTVYYQKLEPDRSNKKDKDGNIKKSWTYVNVGFYFQRVEYTQATSVVSNIETSGDKGRRARAFADAIKKNIPEATDEGIAAVLGGFDIESSITFKRYETDFLTNNQFDKVAKEPTAENLVGNWGAFQAMYPTLPLNERGYQVNGLHYIGIGIGQFTGPRALALWNFAKSVNGDIWSAEVQTKFLLEEDDPTRRAAFRRIVTSTGSVEALAEDFLNAWLGVPGNKLLERQNAARQWLNFLKNKGGGSTGVSSKQVPAEYKDKLPYGLPTDQALLEGQGYSGNAYELGNCTWYVYNRFAQIGVGIHPYLGNANQWVDSGQAQGYDISTTPKPGSAAVFMNGVAGASPIYGHVAFCEYVNSDGSFLVSEMNFGGLYVSSWRTLKPQSGIYFVTPK, encoded by the coding sequence ATGGATCAGGAGAAAGCCAGACCAAAAACAATCGGTCATAGGTTGGATCGAAAGCTAGAAAAAGTTCGTAAGAATTACCGAACGGTTCAACAAGATAGCGCAAAACAACTTACGAAGTTACAATCTAAGACTCACTCTAAACGTCAGTTGGTAAAGAAGAGTCGAAGCCAATTTCGAGCTTCTAAGAACAAGGTCAAGAAAATACAAAAAGAGTATAAGAGAATCCAAAAAGAGTACAAGAATATCCAGAAACAAGGAAGAAATCTTGGAAAAGAAGGAAAGGCACTTCGTCCAGAGGAAATTAAAAAGCAGGTCTTCCTTAAGCAGGAATTAGATAGGAACAATAAAAAGCAGGTTTTCCTTAAGCAGGAATTAGATAGGAACAATAAAAAACAGACATCCCTTAAGCAGGAATTAGATAAGGCGAAACTGGAGAAAAAAACTTCTAAAAGAACTTTTAAAGTCGCTCAAGAGGCTAATGGTGGTTCACGCAAGAAGAAGTTTCTTCGTGCTACTAAACAATCAGTAGAACGAGTTGCTAATCAACAAGCTAGTTCTACAGCTCATCAGGATGATACCCTTTCAGATATAGCCCGAACTAAGAATCAGTATCAGGATATTCAGATTCAAGGGAAACGGATCAAAACGATTGGGAAATATAGTGGTAAACTTGGCCAAGGAATGGTTAAATCGAGCTATAGCCTTGGAAATAGAGTCTACAATAAGGCTAAGGGTAGAGGCTTCACTCGAACTCCAAGAGAATTTTCTTGGGAAGGAAAACTCTCTCGTCGTATTCAGGATTATAAGAAACGCTTGGCTGCTTCTAAAACAGGAAAAGTGGCTAAGAAAGCGAGGAAGTTTTACCGTGTAGGTTCTAAACCGCTTAAAGCTATTATCAAAAATCCATTTAGCTTAAAGGCTTATCTGATTGCTTTTGGTCTGCTTTTGTTTCTGGCTATACTTGGTATTGGTAGTTCAGGAATTACCCGTCAAGATGAATTTGATTTGAATGATACCTGGTTGTATCTTTCAAAATTGGATCGTGAAAAATCGAATGACAAGGTAGATTATTGGACAAAAATTGACGATCCACTTTTGTACTTGAATTATAAGTATGATGATATTTCAGATAAGCTTCGTATAGACGGGAATAAATATTTTTCACAACAGAATCGTGGAAAACTTTACTTAGATACCTTATGGAAGAATTTGAATGGGGATAAAGACAATCTTAAAACGATGGAAGAGCTTTATACCAAAAATAATCTCTATAAGCTTGACAAGGACGAGTTAGAGGAGTATAAACAACTCTTAGAAATCGCTAGAGATAGTGGAAAATATATGTTGCTTCAAGAACTAGATAATCCATTTTATACAGAAGAACAACCTGAATCACAAGCACCTCTTCAGATTATTGAGCGTTTTGGATATAAATCGAAGACGGAAGTTTTTAATGGCTCTGTTTTGCAGGCCTCAGGAGGTCAGTCTCTGTTAGCTGTTTTAGATGGGAAAGTTGAAGTTAAGGGGAGTGACATAGAAATTAGTGATCAGGATTCTAAGTTTCTGTATAAGAATGTAGATACGATTCGCTATAAAACAGGTGATCATGTTAAATCTGGAGATATCATCGGGAAAGTAGCATCTGAAGGAAATCAAACTGTTTATTATCAAAAGCTAGAACCAGATCGATCAAACAAGAAAGATAAAGATGGGAATATCAAGAAGAGCTGGACTTATGTCAATGTCGGTTTTTACTTCCAGCGTGTAGAATATACCCAAGCAACATCTGTTGTCAGTAACATTGAAACATCTGGAGATAAAGGAAGACGTGCAAGGGCTTTTGCAGATGCAATTAAAAAAAATATACCAGAAGCAACAGATGAAGGAATCGCAGCCGTTTTGGGAGGATTTGATATTGAGAGTTCCATCACCTTTAAACGCTATGAAACAGACTTTCTAACCAATAATCAGTTTGATAAAGTTGCTAAAGAACCAACTGCAGAAAATCTAGTTGGCAACTGGGGAGCCTTTCAAGCTATGTACCCTACCTTGCCTTTAAATGAAAGAGGTTATCAAGTCAATGGTTTGCACTATATCGGAATTGGGATTGGTCAATTTACTGGCCCTCGTGCTCTTGCATTGTGGAATTTTGCAAAATCTGTGAATGGAGATATTTGGTCTGCGGAAGTCCAAACAAAATTTCTTCTGGAGGAAGATGATCCAACTAGACGTGCAGCATTCAGAAGAATTGTAACATCTACTGGATCCGTAGAAGCTCTTGCGGAGGACTTCTTGAACGCTTGGTTGGGAGTACCAGGTAATAAGCTTCTAGAACGACAAAATGCAGCCCGTCAATGGTTGAATTTCTTAAAAAATAAAGGAGGAGGTTCGACAGGTGTTTCTAGCAAGCAAGTTCCAGCAGAATATAAAGATAAGCTACCTTATGGACTACCTACCGATCAAGCACTTTTAGAAGGACAAGGCTATTCAGGTAACGCTTATGAACTAGGGAATTGTACTTGGTATGTCTATAATCGCTTTGCTCAAATTGGAGTTGGCATTCATCCCTATCTAGGTAATGCCAATCAATGGGTTGATAGTGGCCAAGCGCAAGGATATGACATCTCAACGACTCCTAAACCAGGTTCTGCAGCTGTATTCATGAATGGTGTGGCTGGGGCATCGCCAATCTATGGTCACGTTGCTTTCTGTGAGTACGTTAATAGCGATGGTAGCTTCTTAGTTTCAGAAATGAACTTTGGTGGTTTATATGTATCAAGTTGGCGTACTTTGAAACCACAATCAGGTATCTATTTTGTTACCCCTAAATAA
- a CDS encoding VirB4-like conjugal transfer ATPase, CD1110 family, with protein sequence MSLFKSKREKLENAEKKRIERLRRQMKPTTQNTINYTLLHEDGLMHIAREKYSRSFMLGDASYSTAQQDEKESIIDTTMDALNSLDEGSNYQLLVINRRVSDNSLQNILFEETNDGYDDYREELNEMIKERFTTHANNFEVHKYVTISTNADDRKQAQLLLQDIGVSLGTQFQESDINFRDMNGLDRLKVFSELLRGNPYVNFDYKEIALTGLSTKSFIAPKRIEFQEKRMIIDDSWVKVLYAHRYPNWMSDRLIRDLTTLGFELAITIHAEPYENVEILEKIDDAETDAEIGKLRSKRKAAQSGIFDDAVVAGRDQEISEATKKWRDEITEYDQKIFSGLIAVYFKAESQEELQRNEQKIKRAGRKLGVEFEDLYYYQEEALNTILPIGECFLNVKKNFMRKMTTANIATQVPFTNVDLKSESSLARYYGQNQLSNNIITLDRKRDLNTGSGVVLGSSGSGKSTTIKGGEVIPTLLKYPEDRVIIVDPEDEYSDIGRAFGAQMVDISIGSKTHINLLDLPDLDRLDDEDDDPIGDKANLLMGLFESILSEVTDAQIGIIDRVTGVTYERYLTENFTPTLKEWHQVLKEQPEPEAQDLALAVETYTTGSQDIFAHNTNVDLNHRFVIFNLKKLSHKLKPFALMVIQDYIWNQIVENQGKCTTWVYFDEMQILFKNKAQADFFTTLYSRIRKYGAIPTGITQNVETLAAVEEGRKLLSNSEFMILLKQKPQDLAILKEIVNLTDKQIRYLARPKAKGTGLIVAGPVVVPFENPIPKNTKLYNLVATDA encoded by the coding sequence ATGAGTTTATTCAAAAGCAAAAGAGAAAAACTAGAAAACGCAGAAAAGAAAAGAATTGAGCGCTTGCGTCGTCAGATGAAACCTACGACGCAAAATACAATCAATTATACACTACTGCACGAAGATGGATTAATGCACATTGCTCGTGAGAAGTATTCTCGTAGCTTTATGTTGGGAGATGCTTCTTACTCAACTGCTCAACAAGATGAAAAAGAGAGCATCATCGATACAACGATGGATGCTCTCAATTCACTGGATGAGGGCAGTAACTATCAACTCTTAGTAATTAACCGTAGAGTATCGGATAACTCCTTGCAGAATATTTTGTTTGAAGAAACAAACGATGGCTACGATGACTATCGTGAGGAGCTAAATGAGATGATCAAGGAGCGATTTACAACACACGCTAACAACTTCGAGGTACATAAGTATGTGACCATTTCAACGAACGCTGATGATCGAAAACAGGCGCAGTTGTTACTACAAGATATTGGAGTTTCCCTTGGGACTCAGTTCCAGGAATCTGATATTAATTTTAGGGATATGAATGGTTTGGATCGTCTAAAAGTCTTTTCTGAGCTACTACGAGGTAACCCGTATGTCAATTTCGATTACAAAGAAATTGCTTTGACAGGTTTATCCACTAAATCATTTATTGCGCCAAAAAGGATTGAATTTCAAGAAAAACGCATGATTATAGATGATAGTTGGGTCAAGGTACTCTATGCACACCGCTACCCTAACTGGATGTCCGATCGTCTCATTCGTGATTTAACAACACTAGGATTTGAACTAGCTATTACTATCCATGCGGAACCTTATGAGAATGTTGAAATCTTAGAGAAGATTGACGATGCAGAAACAGATGCTGAAATTGGGAAACTTCGTTCTAAACGCAAGGCAGCTCAATCTGGTATCTTTGATGATGCGGTTGTGGCTGGTCGTGACCAAGAAATCTCAGAAGCTACCAAGAAGTGGCGAGACGAGATTACTGAGTATGATCAGAAAATCTTCTCTGGTTTGATTGCAGTGTATTTTAAGGCAGAGAGCCAAGAGGAACTACAACGTAATGAACAAAAGATTAAGCGTGCTGGCCGTAAATTAGGGGTAGAGTTTGAAGATCTTTATTATTATCAAGAGGAGGCTTTGAATACGATTCTACCTATCGGTGAGTGCTTCTTGAATGTGAAGAAGAATTTCATGAGAAAGATGACAACAGCTAATATTGCTACGCAAGTCCCTTTTACCAATGTGGACTTGAAGTCTGAAAGCTCACTCGCTCGCTACTATGGTCAAAATCAGTTATCAAACAATATCATTACACTAGATCGAAAACGTGATTTGAACACGGGTTCAGGTGTTGTGTTAGGTTCTTCAGGATCTGGTAAATCTACAACAATAAAGGGTGGAGAAGTTATTCCAACTTTACTGAAATATCCAGAAGACAGAGTTATCATCGTGGATCCCGAAGATGAATATTCTGATATTGGCCGTGCTTTCGGTGCTCAGATGGTGGATATTTCGATTGGTTCTAAAACACATATCAATCTTTTGGATCTACCAGATCTGGATCGTTTGGATGATGAGGATGACGATCCAATAGGGGATAAAGCAAACTTGTTGATGGGATTGTTTGAATCGATTCTGTCAGAGGTGACAGATGCACAGATTGGGATTATTGACCGAGTGACAGGTGTGACTTATGAACGCTATTTGACGGAGAATTTTACCCCAACATTAAAAGAGTGGCACCAGGTATTGAAGGAACAACCAGAGCCAGAAGCTCAAGATTTAGCTTTGGCAGTGGAAACCTATACAACTGGTTCTCAAGATATTTTTGCTCACAATACCAACGTGGATCTCAATCATCGCTTTGTTATCTTTAATCTGAAGAAGTTGTCTCATAAGTTGAAGCCGTTTGCTTTAATGGTTATTCAGGATTATATCTGGAATCAAATTGTAGAGAATCAAGGGAAATGTACTACATGGGTTTACTTTGATGAGATGCAGATTCTATTTAAAAATAAGGCTCAAGCAGACTTCTTTACTACGTTGTATTCACGGATTCGGAAATATGGTGCGATTCCAACAGGAATCACCCAGAACGTAGAAACGCTAGCTGCTGTTGAAGAAGGTCGGAAATTGCTCTCAAATAGTGAGTTTATGATTTTACTCAAACAAAAACCCCAAGATTTGGCTATCCTAAAAGAGATTGTCAATCTGACTGATAAACAGATTCGCTACTTGGCACGGCCAAAAGCTAAAGGTACTGGCTTAATCGTAGCTGGGCCAGTTGTGGTGCCATTTGAAAATCCAATACCAAAGAATACTAAGTTGTATAACTTAGTCGCAACAGACGCTTAG
- a CDS encoding conjugal transfer protein TrbL, with translation MNLDIRELTSSLSSYSSATNQAVNIMADAVRPIGYILLGLFFWFEMASWSQMVKSRGGALTQKIWLEAFMKYLFAFIMISASSQICDAILELLNIIVKVIAHVTPTVKTTIDSNISGGKGWFEKQIIGFVGFIVGKVSNIILGIIVFLRYLDLYMLKALAPLLVAFFMMDSLRSVTINFLKYFAASAFIGVILIVVSVVYSGLVTTDMLKVAAGSSGSWGTAFASIAKGVIYIFTLVGTSRKAKQLLGV, from the coding sequence ATGAATTTAGATATTAGAGAGCTAACTAGTTCTCTTTCCAGTTACAGCTCTGCGACAAACCAAGCTGTAAATATAATGGCTGATGCAGTCAGACCTATTGGGTATATCCTTTTAGGTCTTTTTTTCTGGTTTGAAATGGCATCGTGGTCACAAATGGTCAAGTCGAGAGGGGGAGCATTAACACAGAAGATTTGGTTAGAGGCTTTCATGAAATATTTATTTGCTTTCATTATGATCTCTGCTTCATCCCAAATTTGTGATGCCATTCTGGAATTACTTAATATTATTGTAAAGGTAATTGCTCATGTAACACCTACTGTTAAAACGACCATTGATTCAAACATCTCTGGTGGAAAAGGTTGGTTTGAAAAACAAATTATTGGATTTGTTGGCTTTATTGTTGGTAAAGTTTCTAACATTATTCTAGGGATTATTGTTTTCTTACGTTACTTGGATTTGTATATGCTTAAAGCACTAGCTCCATTGTTAGTAGCCTTCTTTATGATGGATTCGTTGCGCTCTGTTACGATTAACTTCCTAAAATATTTTGCAGCGTCAGCCTTTATAGGAGTTATTCTAATTGTGGTATCTGTTGTATATAGTGGTTTAGTCACTACAGATATGTTAAAAGTTGCGGCAGGATCTAGTGGAAGTTGGGGAACAGCATTTGCTTCAATCGCTAAAGGTGTTATATACATCTTTACACTTGTTGGAACTAGTCGAAAAGCTAAGCAACTTTTAGGAGTGTAA
- a CDS encoding G5 domain-containing protein, with the protein MKKWKKRFSVILGLAVLGFPNLVEVVTPFVEITKVYAQEKEDGYSNSLKFSGTTTTSKSQVTYHDPMDLIQIIDLSGSLSDSEFERANGVAGGRKQQINDMIYVIENKLTDEDHVMVAFYGTNTEDSYKIGDREGSDITRLLTKKEAIDLLKELNSNEEVHSMSLSSSLISSYVSPLLESKKYSVSKNFPIGTGFEDVYKAQTNKNKQVSVLQFTDDWTSISGTNENIDTSFADWAKSNAKTFMTVVDSVVGNDALSVSQLKKAGHPNIKVFTKLDTPNRQEDIAKLFESTALVVVNKTIKQKGTVSISPEADLTLTSAELVSPNGQKTPLTITNNTVSWSGDLDNGSYTVNYTFTGTPSVERSIRSSVTVDGKKVDEKINTLRPEKIAFETKYEEDSSLAAGQEKEKQAGSEGSQLVSLKDGKVISTTITKPKVDRIVLRGTKGSDVEVKTEDIPFNTTYTEDPELEIGQTKVVTEGAIGQKEITKTYVTQSGKRVGEPVTTEKILKKAVDKVIAKGTKGQDVDVAESDIAFKTVYTEDPELEFGQEKILTEGVVGVKRTTKTYVTQKGVRTKDEPSIKEEVLKEAVDKVVARGSKSAVATKELDYKTTYVEDKESEAGKKTVVTKGSKGHETSTVTHSFNSETGEVTANEPKVEKTESVDEVISVGTKPIVTTKDLDYKTKYVEDKESEAGKKTVVTKGSKGHETTTITYSFNSETGEVTADEPKVEKTESVDEVISVGTKPKVEIMETEFKTEKRENKDLKKGEEKIIQAGVKGRETITTTYYLDPDTGEVKENKPTLEKVDPVNEIIEVGTQVEKVLPNTGTSLSNFLTLTGIIGIALGISVIIYRKLNKK; encoded by the coding sequence ATGAAAAAATGGAAAAAGCGTTTTAGTGTAATCTTAGGACTGGCAGTTCTAGGATTTCCGAATTTAGTTGAAGTTGTAACACCGTTTGTAGAAATCACAAAGGTTTATGCACAGGAGAAAGAGGATGGCTATAGTAACAGTTTAAAGTTTTCGGGTACAACAACAACTAGTAAATCACAAGTAACTTATCATGATCCGATGGACTTGATTCAAATTATTGATTTATCAGGGTCTTTGTCTGATTCTGAATTTGAAAGAGCTAATGGTGTTGCTGGTGGTCGTAAACAACAAATTAATGACATGATTTATGTTATTGAGAATAAATTGACTGATGAAGATCATGTGATGGTAGCTTTTTATGGTACAAATACTGAAGATTCATATAAAATTGGTGATAGAGAAGGTTCTGATATAACACGTCTATTGACAAAAAAAGAAGCTATCGATTTATTAAAAGAGTTAAATTCGAACGAAGAAGTACATAGTATGTCATTGTCAAGCTCTTTAATTAGTTCATATGTTTCACCGTTGCTAGAATCAAAGAAATATTCTGTTTCAAAGAATTTTCCAATAGGAACAGGTTTTGAGGATGTGTACAAAGCACAAACTAATAAAAATAAACAAGTTTCAGTTCTTCAATTCACAGATGATTGGACTAGTATTTCAGGTACTAATGAGAATATTGATACTAGTTTTGCAGATTGGGCAAAGTCGAATGCTAAAACTTTTATGACGGTTGTAGATAGTGTTGTTGGGAATGATGCGTTATCTGTAAGTCAGCTTAAAAAAGCCGGTCATCCGAATATTAAGGTTTTCACTAAGTTAGACACACCTAATCGTCAAGAAGATATTGCTAAATTATTTGAGTCAACAGCGCTAGTAGTTGTTAATAAAACTATTAAACAAAAAGGAACCGTCTCTATTAGTCCGGAAGCAGATTTGACATTAACTTCAGCAGAATTAGTTTCTCCTAATGGTCAAAAAACTCCTCTAACTATCACCAATAATACCGTTTCTTGGTCAGGTGATTTGGATAATGGTTCCTATACTGTTAATTATACTTTTACTGGTACACCGTCTGTAGAACGTAGTATTCGCAGTTCTGTAACAGTAGATGGTAAAAAAGTAGATGAAAAAATCAATACTCTCAGACCTGAAAAAATTGCTTTTGAAACCAAATATGAAGAGGATTCATCGCTGGCTGCTGGTCAAGAGAAAGAAAAGCAAGCTGGTAGTGAGGGTTCACAATTGGTTTCTCTAAAAGATGGTAAGGTTATTTCAACTACTATTACAAAACCTAAAGTTGATCGCATTGTTCTTAGAGGAACTAAAGGATCAGACGTTGAGGTGAAGACAGAAGATATTCCTTTTAACACAACTTATACAGAGGATCCTGAGTTAGAAATTGGACAGACCAAAGTTGTAACTGAAGGTGCTATAGGTCAAAAAGAAATAACAAAGACTTATGTTACTCAATCAGGTAAACGTGTAGGGGAACCAGTCACCACAGAAAAAATCCTTAAAAAAGCCGTGGATAAAGTAATTGCAAAAGGTACAAAAGGGCAAGATGTGGATGTTGCAGAGTCTGATATAGCTTTTAAAACTGTTTATACAGAGGATCCTGAGTTAGAGTTTGGACAAGAAAAAATTCTAACTGAAGGTGTTGTAGGTGTTAAAAGAACTACCAAAACTTATGTAACTCAAAAAGGAGTTCGAACGAAAGATGAACCATCTATAAAAGAGGAAGTCCTTAAAGAAGCTGTTGATAAAGTAGTGGCTAGAGGAAGCAAATCAGCTGTTGCGACTAAGGAACTAGATTACAAAACAACATATGTTGAGGATAAAGAGTCAGAAGCAGGTAAAAAGACAGTTGTTACAAAAGGTAGCAAAGGTCATGAAACAAGCACTGTTACTCATAGTTTTAATTCTGAAACAGGAGAAGTGACCGCAAATGAACCAAAGGTTGAAAAAACTGAATCTGTAGACGAAGTGATTTCTGTGGGAACAAAGCCTATTGTCACAACTAAAGATTTGGATTACAAAACAAAATATGTTGAGGATAAGGAATCAGAAGCAGGTAAAAAGACAGTTGTTACAAAAGGTAGCAAAGGTCATGAAACAACCACGATTACCTATAGTTTTAATTCTGAAACAGGAGAAGTGACCGCGGATGAACCAAAGGTTGAAAAAACTGAATCTGTAGACGAAGTTATTTCAGTAGGGACTAAGCCCAAAGTTGAAATTATGGAAACGGAATTTAAAACTGAAAAACGAGAAAATAAAGATTTAAAGAAAGGTGAAGAAAAAATTATTCAAGCTGGTGTTAAAGGTAGAGAAACAATTACGACAACTTATTATCTTGACCCAGATACTGGAGAGGTAAAAGAAAACAAACCGACTCTTGAAAAAGTAGATCCTGTAAATGAAATTATCGAAGTAGGCACCCAAGTTGAAAAAGTATTACCTAATACGGGAACTAGTTTATCCAATTTCTTGACTTTGACAGGAATTATTGGAATAGCATTAGGAATCTCTGTAATAATCTATAGGAAATTAAATAAAAAGTAG